The DNA sequence ggagcctcactctgtcaccaggctggagtgcagtggtgcaatctcagctaactgcaacctccgcctccctggttcaagcgattctcctgcctcagcctcccaagtagctaggactacaggcacgtgccaccacgcccagccaatttttgttatttttagtagagatggggtttcactacattataattttttaaagcaccaCACCCAACTGCTGAGTCAAACTGTGGACTGACACTTTGTTCTTGTAAGGATTGACTCTTCCAAATGGGAACTTTAAGCTTTTCTCTCACAGAAAGTAACAAACGAGAAAAATACCCTATTTAACATTTCACACCAATAGCTGTAAGAGAAGTTTAAGGCCCATTCCTGGGCCAAAAGCTTGGTGGACTAGAAAGAGATGCTAACATTCTCTAGCAGCACTTCCCCTCAGCCCTGAAAGCCAGTAAGTCTCTGGTATTGCTTTAAAATTCCATCATATTAGCCCACCTTAACCAATGAGAGCATTAGGAAGAAACAATAAGCTCAAGTCCCAAATTTGTTTCAATTGGATATTGAgttttatgcaaaataaaatgcaattcaaGGAACTAGGCTCAGCTCTTTTCTGTAATTGAAATGCAGAAGTGTCTATCATCTTCCCTCCACCCAGTTAACCAATCTGCTCTTACATACCTGTTACCTGGTCTCCAGGAACCTGCTTGTGCTGGGTACAGGGGGTGAAGAGCCGAACAGTGTTGTAGAGGTGACTTCTATTGGATTTAGGAATCCCTTCCTTGGTAGCGTATGTCTTATAGAGCTTCTTCATGTAGTGCAAAGCTCTGGAGTCTGGTTGCAGCCTAGGTGCCCCACCTCGCCCAACAGATAGAACTTTGAAAAGCCGGGGAAGGAGGCCAGCTCTGTCTCTCTCATCTATAGGCTGCAGCAAAGACCAAGGTGTAGCCCCAGATTCCAACCCAGCACTAGCAGCAATCTGAGCATCTCCCCCAGAAGCCCGAGAACCAATCTGAGCATCTCCCCCAGAAGCCCGAGAACCAAGGCTAACAGGAAAACACAGCCAGGCAAAGCAGTAAAACCAAAGGAGAAATTTGTTGGGAAGCGCCATGGCCTGGGAGAACTAGTGAGGAACATATTTCTCCATGCCAGTCCTCTTCCTAAAAGCCAGGAAGAGCCTAGCTTGTTCTCTTAAATAAATCTCAGGTGTGTGGGTGGACTAGGGTCGCTTCTGTAATCAGGCCTCAAGTATGCCTAGCTGAAGATGATTTTTATCAGCTCTATATCGAGCAGCTGATAACACCTTATTTTGCCAATTAGTTCATTAGATACAGATTTAGTTGGTTagctttcctctcttttccccagGCATTTCTTAAAACCTGTTATTGTTATACTACCGGACTAGCTATGTAGCTGAAAGTCTAAGATAAATTGAGGAATGATCTTAAATAaaatctctcattttttaaagaaatttggaTTAAGATGTTTGCAAGGTGCCTGCCGAAACTTCGGAGGCATGTGGAAAAGCTAACCAATTATTCATGATGATACTCAGATCTGTTGGTATGCAACTTATGGTATTAGGTTTACTCTTCCTCTCAATTTATCTTCACGGCCTCTTGCACTTCCAGGTGTTTACAATATGTAATTATTCGCTGCATGTTAATTTGAGGGGTGAGAAAGTCACAACTGGCATAGAAGTTCCAGAGAGCAGAAAACCGTTAGGTTTCTCAgtcctcccaggtggctgggtaCAGAATATGTACTTGGAGTACTGGAATTTTATTTGCAATGTTCTTAAAAGAGGACATCGCCTTTAactttgacttatttttaaatataacaacTTGATGTCCCTACTGTGGTCTGCACACTCATCTATACATATTTTGATTGAAAGGTTTTCGGATGTTTGCAGATGCTATAACATAAAtgaatgttttttattattattattcacccAAATGGTCGTAGAATTCGCTACAATATTTCTGTCCTTACCTGTAATTCTGTTCTTGCCTTGGAGCTGAGACCAGGCTAGACattagggttttaaaaaatgaggcaaaGGAGCACCATGAAAAGCTGAAATGAGGGGATATCCAGCGCCACCCCGAAGAAGACTATGCTGGAAGAAAGTCAACCCACATAGTACAAGATACAAAGCCAGTTTGTGCAGTACCtatatgagaaaactaaggtATGTCTGCAAAATACGAGTTGACTGCCTGCCGAGCCTCCGTGGGCCGTAAGCTGTGTTATAAAACACACCCAACTGCTGAATGAGAGCTTAGTCCTAGATTAAATATGGCCAGCAATTCCATTAACAACACTGACAGACGCCTCATGGCAAGCTGTACAGGACAACAGCATCGTCAAGCAGAATGCACTTCAGAGAAAACACAGTAAGGCCTCTCACCGGACTTCCTTGCTTCTCACGTGGGGAGAGGAAAGAACTGGGGCATCGTGATACCCCCCCATCCCACGCAAACCATCTGGGAGGCGGTCTCAGCATTCATCAGTTGACGATTATTCGATTATTTTTGTGGCTGAATTTGAGGAAACGTTTGTATTATCTCTTGGGAACGTTTACAGCCTGCCAGTGGACTCTACAACAGAGGTTACCAAGAGAAGCCTTAGATGTGTGTCCCTGATTGTGGTGCTGGGGTCGCTGATGGCTTGAAAATAACAGAGCCCCCTTTGAGTTACTGGCCAAGGCCAAATAAAACCTCGTGCTCCTTTGCTGTGGGGCGGTCCGGCCTCGGGGCTCAGAGGCGCTCTGTCCACCGCTGGGAGAATTCGCAGGCCCCAAGCTCCTGGCCAGCGCGGCCCCTGAGGTCGGCAGGCCCCTTGCTCGTCACCTCGTTGTTCCCTCACCCGCCTCCCGCATTCAGCCGCTTCCTGACTGGAATTCCACAGAAAGGCCGAGGGCTGAGAAGTGTGAGCGCCTCCGCCTGTCCACTGTCCCCCAAAGTCAGTTCAATCCCCGACGTCCTCCGCTAGGCTCCACCCCACCGGCCCCGGCGGGGCCTCCAAGGCACCGCCCACCTACGGGTCACCCAGTCAGGCCACTTCTTTCTGGGACAAACGCATCATCCCTTAAAGACAGCAGGAAAATGGCATCTCCCGGAAGTTACCTCACGACCTCCAAGCGCGGCTTCCAACCTTGCCGGAAGTGACGAAAGAGTCAACCGGCTCGGTGACTGCGGAGGGCGAGCTAACATCTGTGCGTGAGTAAGAGGCTGGTTGTGCAGTGTTGGTGGACCCTGGGAGGCCACGGGCGCCCCGCTGGTCTGGGGTAGGATAAGGAGTCCAGGGGCAGGAGTCTCGGGTTGGGGATGGTCCGCCGCGGGGACTGCGGCGCTTTGCGAAAGCGAGTCAAGCGCCTGTCCGCCCTCGGTCCTGCAGGGCCGTCGCCACGATGGGCCGCGAGTTTGGGAATCTGACGCGGATGCGGCATGTGATCACCTACAGCTTGTCACCTTTCGAGCAGCGTGCCGTCCCGCACGTCTTCAGTAAAGGAATCCCTAACGTGCTGCGCCGCGTTCGGGAGTCTTTCTTTCGCGTGGTGCCGCGTGAGTGCCCTGGGCCTGTGGGAGCGGGAGGCTGaaccccagcagcagcagcagtccCTGCGTCTCCCCTCTGAGCGCTGGCGGCCGGGCAGGCGCTCTGTAACTTGCCGTACACACCTTTCTCGTTGAATATTCCTGACCGCCCTTAAGCTGGTCATATTATCCTCCCCATTTTACACGGGGAAAACTAAATTACAGAACTGAAatgactggcccaaggtcactCGGATGATTCCAGCGTGTTCCTCTGAGGTCATCTTTATCGAGTTCTTACCAGTGGTGAAATGCTTTGAATTAAACGTGCAGCAGATAGTGATGATAGTTGCACGGCCTTGGATATGCTAAGAACTACTTAAGTGTATACTTTAAAGAATACAACAGGactgagaccttttttttttcttctatatgtcTTATATATGTGCTCTGTTTactctcttaatttttaaagagtttgtAGTGTTTTATCTTATCTACACATGGGGGACTGAAGAGTTCGAGAAATCCAAGAGGAAGAATCCAGCTGCCTATGAAAATGACAAATGAGCAACGCATCCGGATGACGGTTCCCTGTCTCTGAAAGACCTTTTTCTGGAAGAGGAGTCTGCATTGTAGTGTCTCAAAGACACAATAAACTTCCTATGGTCTGCACTGTtgtgattttacatttttgtgagtAGAATCCTGTGTGACCACTAAATATTCAAGTTAATGAAGCGCCCCTCCTCAGCATGACTCTTGACGTTTTGCCTGGTCTTGGGTTTTGGTGAAAGAGCAGGGCTCGCCCTTTGTTCCATAATCTACAAGAAAGTAGCTGCAGCTACTCCTGCAGCTAACCATTTGTGGGTGACATGGGCTATGGGGAGTGCTGGTTCTTGGCCCTCTGCTCCCATAACAGCAATAAAGTCTAGTAACTATATTGTAATTAGTATGTGTCAggtacacttttattttttactttttgagatggagtcttgctctgtcatccaggctggagtgcagtggtacaatcttggcttactgccatctctgccccctgggttcaaatgattctcctgccccaccctcagagtagctgggattacaggtgcaagacaccacacccggctaattttttgtattttttgtagatacagggtttcaccatgttggccaggctggtctggaattcctgacctcaggtgatctgcccacctcagcctctcaaagtgctgggattacaggcatgagccatggcactccGGGCCTCAAATACTCTTCTTAGCTACACAAATGAACTGTTAAACCTCACAAGCACCTTTAATGTATCCTCATCtggtagatgaggaaacaggcacagagagattaagtaatttgccagAAATTATACAGCAGTGAAAGGTGGAGTCTTGCACTCAAGTGATGCTCTTAAAGCTATGCTCTActgcaggggtgtccaatcttttggcttccctgggccacccacaaaatacactaacactacaATAGTtgataagctttaaaaaaatttgcaaaaaaaaccTCAGCATTttcagaaagtttacaaatttttgttgggtgggattcaaagccatcctgggccgctTGCTGCCAGGACTgcggttggacaagcttgctctacTGCCTTTCCTCCTAAGGCGGGCCTTAGCCTGAAGGGATATAAGCTGTAAAACGGATGAGGTGATCTCTTGGCCTCCACagcagttttctgtttctgtgccaGGAAGCCAACAATGTTTTCAACCGTATGTGGTTCATAAAGCCTCAAATATTTACTCTGGCCTTTTATGAAAAAAGGTTTACACCTGATCTAAAgcctttaaattatctttttggtATTAAAGGTACCATTTTCCCTTCTCCCACTGGCAGATGGTGGGGGTAGGTGTGGTTGGCAGTTTTATGCCTCTAGTTTCTTAGAGAGGCTACTCTAAGCTTCAGGGCATGGATCTCACTTGTGGTAGCGGGTATGTGGAATATGATGAGTTGTCATAGCTCAGTCAGTACCATACATGACATGGGATCTGAGATCCGTTTTTAGAAACTCTTCCTGCTAGCAGCAACTTTGATTCTggctcagacttttttttttttttttttgagatggagccttgctctgtcgccaggctggactgcagtggtgcgatctcagctcactgcaacctctgcctcccgggctcaagtgattgtcctgccttagcctcccaagtagctgggactacaggcacacaccaacacacccagctaatatttgtatttttgtttttttttttagcagagacgacatttcaccatgttggccaggatggtcttgatctcttgacctcgtgatccacctgcctcggcctcccaaagtgttgggattacaggcgtgagccactgtgcccggccagactgtatctttatttatttatttatttatttatttatttatttatttttatttatttatttattattatttttttttgagacggagtctcgctctgctgcccaggctggagtgcagtggccggatctcagctcactgcaagctccgcctcccgggttcacgccattctcctgcctcagcctcccgagtagctgggactacaggcgcccgccaggtcgcccggctagttttttgtatttttagtagagacggggtttcaccatgttagccaagatggtctcgatctcctgacctcgtgatccacccgtctcggcctcccaaagtgctgggattacaggcttgagccaccgcagaCTGTATCTTTATTATCCTAAATACTGCTATTGCCTGTTAAGAATCAAAAGTTAAGATACTTCAAAAcatggctggatgcggtggctcacgcctataatcccagaactttgggaggctgaagtgggtggatcacttgaggtcaggagtttgagaccagcctggccaacatggtgaaaccccgtctctactaaaaatataaaaattaactcagcatggtggcacacacctataatcccagctactcaggaggctgaggcagaatcacttgaacctgggaggtggaggttgcagtgagcagagtgccactgcactccagcctgggtgacagagcgagacttcaaaacaaaacctaaaagaTGAACTACATTGTGAGGCAGGATATGGGGAGAAGGCTGAGTCTTACAATCTTGGGCTTGTCCTCTTAGCCCATCACTTCCTCATTATGTGATACAGGGAAGAAACCTACCTTCATGAGCCTTAAGC is a window from the Rhinopithecus roxellana isolate Shanxi Qingling chromosome 3, ASM756505v1, whole genome shotgun sequence genome containing:
- the LOC104659826 gene encoding cytochrome b-c1 complex subunit 8; translation: MGREFGNLTRMRHVITYSLSPFEQRAVPHVFSKGIPNVLRRVRESFFRVVPQFVVFYLIYTWGTEEFEKSKRKNPAAYENDK